The proteins below come from a single Salinivibrio kushneri genomic window:
- a CDS encoding 2OG-Fe(II) oxygenase produces MINLAIIDDIATHGLSVCDGFLSAQEVHDLHACLPAQWAQATIGREQKQHTNTQIRRDKIHWLERGRQPAVDALLAKMAVLQQAFNRHLFLGLFEYEAHFAKYNPGDFYAKHYDAFEGRSNRKVTTVLYLNEGWSEQDGGEIVIYNPDGSHRQTLWPKAGRLVTFLSEAFPHEVLPAKRQRFSIAGWYRLNGMSGQRVDPIR; encoded by the coding sequence TTGATCAACCTGGCTATCATCGATGATATTGCGACGCATGGACTCAGTGTGTGTGACGGGTTTTTGTCAGCGCAAGAAGTGCATGACTTGCACGCATGCCTACCCGCCCAATGGGCGCAAGCCACTATTGGGCGCGAACAAAAACAGCATACTAATACGCAAATTCGCCGGGATAAAATTCACTGGTTAGAGCGCGGGCGCCAGCCTGCCGTGGATGCATTATTAGCAAAAATGGCCGTTCTTCAGCAGGCATTTAATCGTCATCTTTTTTTGGGGCTGTTTGAATATGAAGCGCATTTTGCCAAGTACAACCCTGGTGACTTTTATGCCAAACATTATGATGCTTTCGAAGGTCGCTCAAACCGTAAAGTGACCACCGTGTTGTACCTTAATGAAGGTTGGTCTGAACAAGACGGGGGCGAAATCGTCATTTACAACCCTGACGGTAGTCATCGGCAAACCCTATGGCCGAAAGCGGGACGATTGGTGACGTTTTTATCCGAAGCGTTCCCCCATGAGGTACTTCCGGCAAAAAGACAGCGTTTTAGTATTGCAGGGTGGTATCGACTGAATGGTATGAGCGGTCAGCGAGTTGATCCAATCCGCTAA
- a CDS encoding alpha-ketoglutarate-dependent dioxygenase AlkB family protein encodes MARSPEQQSFFSDVAFDSQPITDMPDAQVDWWPEWLSAGCSDSLFSTLLAQTPWQQLPISLFGRTVMQPRLLAWYGDYPYTYSGLTLQPLAWTHPLRQLKGWVEAQCQTSFNTVLLNRYRSGSDYMGWHRDDEPELGQQPTIASVSLGASRRFLFRHPKRQEKREVLLNHGSLLVMRGTTQTHWQHSLPKTKKPVGERINLTFRFLHPSNN; translated from the coding sequence ATGGCTCGCTCTCCCGAGCAGCAAAGTTTCTTTTCTGATGTGGCGTTTGATAGCCAGCCGATCACTGACATGCCTGATGCTCAGGTGGATTGGTGGCCTGAGTGGTTATCAGCGGGGTGTTCAGACTCATTGTTCTCAACCTTACTCGCACAAACGCCCTGGCAACAATTGCCGATTTCGTTGTTTGGCCGCACCGTGATGCAGCCACGTTTATTGGCATGGTATGGTGATTATCCTTATACCTACAGTGGACTAACGCTTCAGCCGCTGGCTTGGACTCACCCTTTGCGCCAACTCAAAGGCTGGGTAGAGGCACAGTGTCAGACTTCCTTTAACACCGTCCTGTTAAATCGCTATCGCAGCGGCAGCGATTACATGGGGTGGCACCGAGATGATGAGCCCGAGCTGGGGCAGCAACCTACGATTGCTTCTGTCAGCTTGGGCGCGAGCCGTCGTTTTCTTTTTCGTCATCCTAAACGGCAAGAAAAGCGTGAGGTTTTATTGAATCACGGATCGTTACTGGTGATGAGAGGCACGACCCAAACACATTGGCAACATAGCCTACCCAAGACGAAAAAGCCGGTAGGTGAACGTATTAACCTCACGTTTCGCTTCCTCCATCCTTCAAATAACTAA
- a CDS encoding M28 family metallopeptidase, whose product MKYKMTTLAFVLATSFAHAGQDDDKVWISIGADARQTAHHAGASPMLSHAVASNGKAWVGEVSESQLAALSHEMHENHHRCGGYIVHTSAQSAMAASNMPVSRASFTPPAIKQQALVTPWLEQIQSSLIVNTIDRLTDFPNRFYTTTSGAQASDWIKTRWQSLAQGLNNVTISQVSHSGYNQSSVMMTIEGTESPDEWVVIGGHLDSTIGARTDEQSIAPGADDDASGIAAVTEIIRVLSQNDFQPKRSIAFVAYAAEEVGLRGSQAIANQFKQQGKDVRGVLQLDMTNYQGSAEDIVFITDYTDSGLTQYLTQLLDTYLPTLSYGFDTCGYACSDHASWHQAGYPAAMPFEAKFNDYNPNIHTPRDTLANSDSEGRHATKFTKLGLAYTVELANADSQPNPGNRLTLGQPINNISGDRGSERTYRYPLETTSDVVIRTYGGTGDVDLYVKQGGQVSSDNWDCRPYQGGNNEICRFDGASPGEFSVLLRGYRDYQDVSLIVE is encoded by the coding sequence ATGAAATACAAAATGACAACGCTCGCTTTCGTGCTGGCCACCAGCTTTGCCCACGCGGGTCAAGACGACGATAAAGTCTGGATCTCCATTGGCGCTGATGCACGACAAACGGCACATCACGCCGGTGCCAGCCCGATGTTGTCTCACGCTGTTGCAAGCAATGGCAAAGCATGGGTAGGTGAAGTCAGTGAATCTCAACTGGCTGCGCTGTCTCATGAGATGCATGAAAATCACCACCGCTGTGGTGGCTACATCGTGCACACCTCAGCACAAAGTGCCATGGCAGCCAGCAACATGCCGGTATCCCGCGCAAGCTTTACGCCACCAGCTATCAAGCAGCAGGCGCTCGTGACCCCTTGGCTAGAACAAATTCAATCAAGTTTAATCGTGAATACCATCGATCGCCTGACCGACTTTCCAAACCGCTTCTACACCACCACATCGGGCGCACAAGCCTCCGATTGGATAAAGACACGGTGGCAATCACTCGCTCAGGGGTTAAACAATGTGACGATCTCGCAAGTGTCCCACAGTGGTTATAATCAATCGTCGGTGATGATGACTATCGAAGGCACAGAAAGCCCTGATGAGTGGGTTGTGATTGGTGGGCATCTCGATTCCACCATTGGCGCACGCACAGACGAGCAAAGTATCGCGCCTGGTGCCGATGACGATGCCTCCGGGATTGCAGCAGTGACAGAGATCATCCGTGTTTTGTCACAGAATGACTTTCAACCCAAACGCAGTATCGCCTTTGTCGCTTATGCCGCCGAAGAAGTTGGACTTCGCGGCTCGCAAGCCATCGCCAATCAGTTTAAACAACAAGGCAAAGATGTGCGTGGCGTATTGCAGCTTGATATGACCAACTACCAAGGCTCAGCCGAAGACATTGTCTTTATTACCGATTATACCGATAGCGGGCTCACCCAGTATCTCACTCAGTTACTTGATACCTATTTGCCTACACTTAGCTATGGCTTCGATACATGCGGATATGCGTGCTCTGACCACGCGTCTTGGCATCAAGCTGGCTATCCCGCAGCCATGCCATTTGAAGCAAAATTCAATGACTACAACCCCAATATTCACACCCCTCGAGACACGCTCGCCAACAGTGATAGCGAAGGACGTCATGCAACCAAATTCACTAAACTCGGCCTGGCTTATACGGTAGAGCTAGCTAACGCAGACTCGCAGCCTAACCCAGGTAATCGCCTCACACTTGGGCAGCCTATCAACAACATCTCAGGCGATCGTGGCAGCGAGCGCACCTATCGCTACCCGTTAGAGACCACCAGTGATGTCGTCATCCGCACCTACGGCGGTACAGGCGATGTGGACCTTTATGTCAAACAAGGTGGCCAGGTCAGTTCTGATAATTGGGACTGTCGCCCCTATCAAGGCGGAAATAACGAAATCTGCCGGTTTGATGGCGCATCACCAGGCGAGTTTTCAGTCTTGCTTCGAGGCTATCGGGATTACCAAGACGTCAGCTTAATTGTTGAATAA
- a CDS encoding Lon protease family protein, whose product MAITPLKSDCLYRESSLKHSDITSTKHLAPLDEIVGQDRARHAVEFAMSIKEKGYNIYAIGQNGLGKRTMMMRYLNQHWQSESPVYDWCYVANFHEARSPEVLKLPAGKGSELKKHIEQLMGKLANALPMAFNNEMYYQRAETLKNQLTERQQSVLQGLSETAEKNNVSLTITPQGDYQFVALNGEEPHTEETFDALSQDEQMAFGKVIDKLETELRGIVRQLGEWESEYAEKQKALDEDIAQEVIATQMAPLKKNFADLPDILTFLDAMQADMLEHLDIFLEDSEEQAALAYAALDKKLPRRYQINVLVSQDDTKAPIVVEDSPSYHNLFGYVENATFKGTVFTDFSLIRSGSLHRANGGVLLMDAIKVLEKPYVWDGIKRALSSRQLSVSALEREVTLSGTVSLDPAPIPLDVKIILFGDYQTYQLLQRYDAEFIELFRVTADFEDDMPRTESTEQQYAKFISSIIHDSHLLHCSRSAIARIIEHSARQADDQNRLSLHSADIANLLRESNYWANHANANSIGALHVEKALASRNMRVSRLRDSMMQNVENGVTLINTHGTALGQINGLSVLSTSDYSFGLPNRITATTAFGEGEVLDIERSVKLGGRIHSKGVMILSAYLASLLGKTDTIPLKTHLTFEQSYGGVDGDSASMAEFCAIFSAITDVPLRQDIAITGSMNQFGEAQPIGGVNEKIEGFFDVCTLKGPSSNQGVIIPVANIQNLMLRKDVVLAVEKGEFHVYAVSHVSDALALLAGQAAGFGPDSDNGSGLLAIAVEKLNHQRAAHKSQQ is encoded by the coding sequence ATGGCTATCACTCCGCTAAAAAGCGATTGTTTATACCGAGAGTCCAGCTTAAAGCACAGCGACATCACTTCAACCAAACACCTTGCGCCGCTCGACGAGATTGTGGGCCAAGATCGTGCACGTCACGCGGTTGAGTTCGCCATGTCCATCAAAGAGAAAGGCTATAACATCTATGCCATTGGTCAAAATGGACTTGGCAAACGCACCATGATGATGCGCTACCTCAACCAGCACTGGCAAAGTGAGTCACCCGTTTATGACTGGTGTTACGTCGCTAATTTTCATGAAGCGCGCTCCCCAGAAGTATTGAAGTTACCTGCCGGTAAAGGCAGTGAACTCAAAAAACACATTGAGCAACTGATGGGCAAACTGGCGAATGCCCTGCCTATGGCATTTAACAACGAAATGTATTACCAGCGTGCTGAAACACTGAAAAACCAGCTCACTGAGCGCCAACAAAGCGTGCTTCAGGGGTTGAGTGAAACAGCAGAAAAAAACAATGTGAGTTTGACCATCACCCCTCAAGGTGATTACCAATTTGTGGCACTAAACGGTGAGGAACCTCATACCGAAGAAACCTTTGATGCCCTCTCGCAAGACGAGCAGATGGCCTTTGGCAAAGTCATCGATAAGTTGGAGACGGAACTGCGCGGTATTGTTCGCCAACTTGGCGAATGGGAGTCTGAGTACGCGGAAAAACAAAAAGCCTTGGATGAGGATATCGCCCAAGAAGTCATTGCCACTCAAATGGCGCCGCTTAAGAAAAACTTTGCTGACTTGCCTGACATTTTAACCTTTTTAGACGCCATGCAAGCTGACATGCTTGAGCATCTTGATATTTTTCTTGAAGACAGCGAGGAACAAGCCGCACTGGCCTATGCCGCGCTAGACAAGAAGCTCCCTCGTCGTTACCAAATTAACGTATTGGTCAGCCAAGATGACACGAAAGCGCCGATCGTGGTGGAGGATAGCCCCAGCTACCATAATCTATTTGGTTATGTTGAGAATGCCACGTTTAAAGGCACGGTGTTTACCGACTTTTCCTTGATTCGTTCAGGCAGCCTTCACCGCGCTAATGGCGGCGTGTTACTGATGGATGCCATTAAAGTCCTCGAGAAGCCCTATGTGTGGGATGGCATCAAGCGAGCCCTCAGTAGCCGCCAGTTAAGTGTTAGCGCTTTAGAGCGGGAAGTGACCTTAAGCGGGACTGTGTCTCTCGATCCGGCGCCGATCCCTCTTGATGTAAAAATCATTTTATTTGGCGACTATCAAACCTATCAGCTACTCCAACGCTACGATGCGGAGTTTATTGAGCTGTTTCGGGTCACCGCGGATTTTGAAGATGACATGCCGCGCACAGAGAGCACCGAGCAACAATATGCCAAGTTCATTTCAAGCATTATTCATGACAGTCATCTTCTGCACTGCAGTCGCAGTGCCATTGCGCGAATTATTGAGCACAGTGCCCGCCAAGCTGACGATCAAAACCGTTTATCGCTACACTCCGCTGATATTGCCAACCTATTGCGTGAATCTAATTATTGGGCCAACCACGCCAACGCAAACAGTATTGGCGCCCTGCATGTAGAAAAAGCCCTCGCCAGCCGCAACATGCGCGTCAGCCGATTGCGTGACAGCATGATGCAGAATGTGGAAAACGGTGTCACACTTATCAACACGCACGGCACGGCACTTGGTCAAATCAATGGCCTGTCGGTGCTAAGCACATCGGATTACAGCTTTGGCTTACCCAACCGAATCACCGCGACCACGGCGTTTGGAGAAGGCGAGGTGTTGGATATCGAGCGGAGTGTGAAACTCGGCGGCCGTATTCACTCGAAAGGAGTGATGATCTTATCGGCGTACCTGGCGAGCCTATTGGGAAAAACGGACACCATCCCGCTCAAAACCCACCTTACCTTTGAGCAATCATACGGCGGTGTGGATGGAGATAGTGCTTCCATGGCGGAGTTCTGCGCTATATTTTCTGCGATCACGGATGTACCACTTCGACAAGACATCGCTATTACTGGATCGATGAATCAGTTTGGTGAAGCGCAACCCATTGGTGGTGTGAATGAAAAAATCGAAGGTTTTTTTGATGTTTGCACCCTAAAAGGCCCGAGCAGCAACCAGGGAGTAATCATTCCTGTTGCTAATATACAGAACCTGATGCTCCGCAAAGATGTGGTACTCGCAGTAGAAAAAGGCGAGTTTCACGTGTACGCCGTTTCACATGTCAGTGACGCCCTTGCTTTATTAGCGGGACAGGCCGCAGGCTTTGGCCCTGATAGTGATAATGGGTCTGGACTGTTAGCCATCGCGGTCGAGAAACTGAATCACCAGCGAGCTGCACACAAGTCCCAACAGTAA
- a CDS encoding NAD(P)/FAD-dependent oxidoreductase: MVKTVRPDNYFNAATNYYVATQNQTLSFPELAGTQEADVCIIGAGLTGLNAAIELRQRGYSVTVLDAQTVAWGGSGRNGGQCLVGYCLGLREVDETYGQAWGKQLWDLSVEAVDIVRERIQHHQIDCDFQPGYIELALNSAQQKELQSWHALKQGRYQYPDAQWWDKAQVAEVANTDRYLGGLYDPNSAHIHTLNYTLGLARAAKQMGVRIYEHTPATRLVKGQPHAVITPQGRVNTPRVLLACNAYLEGLHRQAQAKVLPVASFIAVTEPLGERMPITNRMAMSDLNNCLDYFRPTVDGRLLFGGVNHPFNHEYKDSAQRLHRRMTKVFPQLSQVKMDYHWGGMFAVTRSYMPHIAHLGNDIYTAHGYTGHGVGLTNIAGRVVAEAIDGQASRFDVFARLKHGWIPTPKMLRSPALALAIWKAKLEDLLG; the protein is encoded by the coding sequence ATGGTCAAAACTGTTCGACCTGATAATTACTTCAACGCGGCGACAAATTACTATGTCGCAACCCAAAACCAAACGCTGTCATTTCCTGAACTTGCAGGCACACAAGAGGCAGATGTTTGTATCATTGGTGCGGGTTTAACTGGCCTGAACGCCGCCATTGAATTGCGACAGCGTGGCTACAGTGTCACCGTTTTAGACGCACAAACAGTGGCGTGGGGAGGTTCCGGACGTAATGGCGGCCAATGCCTCGTGGGGTATTGCCTTGGGCTGAGAGAAGTTGACGAGACCTATGGGCAAGCTTGGGGCAAACAGTTGTGGGACTTGTCGGTGGAAGCGGTCGATATCGTTCGCGAACGGATCCAGCATCACCAGATTGACTGTGATTTTCAACCGGGCTATATCGAGCTTGCTTTAAATTCCGCGCAGCAAAAGGAGCTGCAAAGCTGGCATGCATTAAAGCAAGGGCGTTATCAGTACCCTGATGCCCAGTGGTGGGACAAAGCGCAAGTGGCGGAGGTTGCTAATACTGATCGATACCTCGGAGGGTTATATGACCCTAACAGTGCGCATATTCATACCCTGAACTACACGCTGGGACTTGCCCGCGCGGCTAAGCAAATGGGGGTGAGAATCTATGAGCACACACCTGCCACACGTTTGGTCAAAGGCCAGCCTCATGCGGTGATCACGCCTCAAGGTCGAGTGAATACGCCCCGAGTTTTGCTTGCCTGTAACGCCTATTTAGAGGGATTACACCGCCAAGCGCAAGCCAAGGTTCTGCCCGTTGCGTCATTTATTGCGGTTACCGAACCGCTCGGTGAGCGTATGCCAATTACCAATCGTATGGCGATGTCCGATCTTAACAACTGTTTAGACTATTTCCGTCCCACGGTCGATGGACGCTTATTGTTTGGTGGCGTCAACCATCCCTTTAATCACGAGTATAAGGATTCGGCGCAGCGGCTCCACCGTCGGATGACTAAGGTTTTCCCTCAACTGAGCCAGGTAAAGATGGACTATCACTGGGGCGGGATGTTTGCCGTGACCCGTAGTTATATGCCGCACATTGCGCATTTAGGCAATGATATTTATACCGCACATGGTTATACGGGGCATGGCGTTGGGTTAACCAATATTGCGGGACGGGTGGTTGCAGAGGCCATCGATGGCCAAGCCAGCCGTTTTGATGTATTTGCTCGTCTAAAGCATGGCTGGATACCCACGCCAAAAATGCTCCGTAGCCCAGCGCTGGCGCTCGCGATTTGGAAAGCAAAACTCGAGGATTTGCTCGGTTGA
- a CDS encoding FeoA family protein, whose protein sequence is MKLSTLGRGQSARITSVHHVPASIRHRLAVMGVIPGTGVELVRRAPLGDPLQIRLDSEQLIVRRDVAKLIDVEVI, encoded by the coding sequence ATGAAACTGTCCACGCTTGGTCGCGGCCAATCCGCGCGTATCACCAGTGTCCATCATGTGCCTGCCTCTATCCGCCACCGCCTCGCGGTCATGGGCGTGATTCCAGGCACAGGCGTTGAGCTTGTCAGACGCGCCCCACTGGGTGATCCACTTCAAATTCGCCTCGATAGCGAACAACTGATCGTGCGTCGTGACGTCGCCAAACTGATTGACGTGGAGGTAATCTGA
- the ltaE gene encoding low-specificity L-threonine aldolase, which translates to MIDFRSDTVTQPDASMRDAMANAPVGDDVYGDDPSINALETWAAERHGFEAALFTASGTQANLLALMAHCERGDEYLCGQQAHNYKYEAGGAAVLGSIQPQPIENESDGTLSFDKIAAAIKPDDFHFARTKLLSLENTIGGKVLPLSYLAKARTFCDQHQLQLHLDGARVYNAAIALEVDIKAISCHFDSMTICLSKGLGAPVGSLLLGSKALISKARRIRKMLGGGMRQAGILAVAGYKALTENVERLAEDHANAHYLASELEKLNGFSTSGYPVQTNIVYVDVAETINRTRLQMRLMEKEVRVSLSGSPARLVTHKDICRADIDTLIAAIKASH; encoded by the coding sequence ATGATTGACTTTCGCTCTGACACCGTGACCCAGCCCGATGCTTCCATGCGAGATGCTATGGCTAACGCCCCTGTAGGCGATGATGTGTATGGCGACGACCCGAGCATTAACGCGCTGGAAACATGGGCGGCTGAACGACATGGTTTTGAAGCCGCACTCTTTACCGCCTCGGGTACCCAAGCCAATTTATTGGCCCTAATGGCGCATTGCGAGCGCGGTGATGAGTATTTGTGTGGTCAGCAAGCGCACAATTACAAATATGAAGCAGGCGGTGCTGCTGTACTGGGCTCGATTCAACCCCAGCCTATTGAGAATGAGTCAGATGGGACCTTATCTTTCGATAAAATCGCCGCGGCTATCAAGCCTGATGATTTTCATTTTGCCCGTACTAAGTTGCTCAGCTTGGAAAATACCATTGGAGGCAAAGTGTTACCTTTGTCCTATTTAGCCAAAGCACGAACATTTTGCGACCAACATCAACTGCAGCTACATCTTGATGGCGCTAGGGTTTACAACGCGGCTATCGCACTGGAGGTCGACATTAAGGCGATCAGTTGTCACTTTGACTCGATGACGATTTGTCTATCCAAAGGGTTAGGCGCACCTGTCGGCTCACTGCTACTCGGCTCGAAAGCCCTGATTAGCAAAGCGCGACGTATTCGTAAAATGTTAGGTGGCGGAATGCGTCAAGCGGGCATATTGGCTGTTGCCGGTTATAAAGCACTCACAGAAAACGTTGAACGCTTGGCGGAGGATCACGCTAACGCGCATTACCTCGCCAGTGAGCTGGAAAAACTGAATGGTTTTTCCACCAGCGGCTATCCTGTGCAAACCAACATTGTTTATGTCGATGTGGCTGAAACAATCAATCGAACACGCCTGCAAATGCGACTGATGGAAAAAGAGGTTCGCGTCTCACTGTCCGGTAGTCCAGCCCGTTTGGTGACACACAAAGACATCTGCCGCGCAGATATCGATACCCTGATTGCCGCGATTAAGGCATCTCACTAA
- a CDS encoding ABC transporter substrate-binding protein, with amino-acid sequence MTKISHGITATTLVLSAVFASGVHAEDKVLNLYNWAEYMPMDVIEAFEEEYQVDVNYSTFESNEAMYAKLKLLNSEGYDLAFASTYFIERMVNEEMLAKIDKSQISHFNQLRPGLLGQPFDKNNDYSLPYVFGVTGISYNSDYVDGSKVAKWADLWRDDFNGQVMLLNDVRDVFGMALKAQGHSINSTDEAEIKQAYEYLRELRDNVVVYNSDAPHVPFVTGEVSIGQQWNGNAYMAQQEIEGIEFVYPQEGAILWMDNFIIPKNAEHKTLAHQFIDFMYRPENQAKLVEEFGYPAPNTNAAEYLEAELKENSTIFPSDEAVNKGEFTNDVGEAVKIYQKYWQMLKS; translated from the coding sequence ATGACAAAAATTTCTCACGGAATCACCGCCACAACACTTGTGCTTTCAGCCGTCTTTGCAAGCGGCGTTCATGCAGAAGATAAGGTACTCAACCTCTACAACTGGGCAGAATACATGCCAATGGACGTGATTGAAGCGTTCGAAGAGGAGTATCAAGTCGACGTAAATTACTCGACCTTTGAGAGTAATGAAGCCATGTATGCCAAGCTCAAACTCCTAAATAGCGAAGGCTACGATCTGGCATTTGCCTCAACCTATTTCATTGAGCGAATGGTCAATGAAGAGATGCTCGCCAAAATTGATAAGAGCCAAATTAGCCATTTTAATCAATTGCGCCCAGGGCTACTGGGTCAGCCTTTTGACAAAAACAATGACTATTCACTGCCGTATGTGTTTGGTGTTACTGGCATTAGTTACAACAGTGATTATGTCGATGGCAGTAAAGTGGCCAAGTGGGCTGACTTATGGCGCGACGACTTCAACGGCCAAGTCATGCTATTGAATGATGTGCGTGATGTGTTTGGCATGGCGTTGAAAGCGCAAGGCCACAGCATTAACAGCACTGATGAAGCGGAAATTAAGCAAGCCTACGAATACCTACGTGAGTTACGTGACAATGTCGTGGTATATAACTCTGATGCGCCGCATGTACCGTTCGTGACCGGTGAAGTGAGCATTGGCCAACAGTGGAACGGCAATGCATACATGGCACAACAAGAAATCGAAGGCATTGAGTTCGTCTACCCACAAGAAGGGGCGATCTTATGGATGGATAACTTTATCATCCCAAAAAACGCAGAACACAAGACCTTGGCACACCAGTTTATCGATTTTATGTATCGTCCTGAGAATCAGGCGAAATTGGTGGAAGAGTTTGGTTATCCAGCCCCGAATACCAACGCAGCTGAGTACCTAGAGGCCGAGCTAAAAGAGAACAGCACCATCTTCCCATCCGATGAAGCGGTTAACAAAGGTGAATTCACCAATGATGTCGGTGAAGCGGTGAAAATCTATCAAAAGTACTGGCAGATGTTGAAAAGCTAA